Proteins found in one Haloarcula litorea genomic segment:
- a CDS encoding sulfurtransferase TusA family protein, producing the protein MTDIEPDDTVDARGAACPGPLMDLIGKIRSAESGDVIRLLSDNDQSLTDVPEWAEEAGNELLAVEELDDHNEFYVEKA; encoded by the coding sequence ATGACTGACATCGAGCCTGACGACACCGTCGATGCCAGAGGCGCAGCATGCCCCGGCCCGTTGATGGACCTCATCGGAAAGATTCGGAGCGCCGAGTCCGGGGACGTGATCCGACTGCTGAGCGACAACGACCAGTCGCTCACCGACGTCCCCGAGTGGGCCGAGGAAGCCGGCAACGAGCTACTCGCGGTCGAAGAGCTCGACGACCACAACGAGTTCTACGTGGAGAAAGCATGA
- a CDS encoding class I SAM-dependent methyltransferase, producing the protein MERFQNTGQPDWDWWSKLWPTPGATLRELGVESGESVAEVGCGSGYFALPAARIADPEPVYAIDLDASLLGELDDLAEQQDIENVVPTHGDARNLTGVLPDSVSTLVVANTFHGVDDQSGLVEQAFRVIEPGGSLIIVNWHDRPRETTTVGTEPRGPPTKLRMTPRETEEAVLPAAAFTLDRQVELPPYHYALVFER; encoded by the coding sequence ATGGAGCGCTTCCAGAACACCGGCCAACCCGACTGGGACTGGTGGAGCAAACTCTGGCCGACACCCGGCGCGACGCTCCGGGAACTCGGCGTCGAATCCGGCGAGTCGGTCGCCGAAGTCGGCTGTGGAAGCGGCTACTTTGCCCTTCCAGCTGCCCGAATTGCCGACCCTGAGCCTGTTTACGCTATCGACCTTGATGCGTCACTGCTCGGTGAACTCGATGATCTCGCTGAGCAGCAGGACATCGAGAACGTCGTTCCGACTCACGGTGACGCCCGGAACCTGACTGGGGTCCTCCCCGACTCAGTCAGCACGCTCGTCGTGGCAAACACGTTCCACGGCGTCGACGACCAGTCGGGGTTGGTCGAGCAGGCGTTCCGGGTGATCGAACCTGGCGGAAGCCTGATCATCGTCAACTGGCATGACCGCCCACGTGAAACGACGACTGTCGGAACCGAACCCCGCGGACCTCCGACGAAACTTCGGATGACGCCGAGAGAAACTGAAGAAGCCGTGCTTCCGGCCGCAGCGTTCACGCTCGACCGGCAGGTCGAGTTGCCGCCGTACCACTACGCGCTCGTGTTCGAGCGGTGA
- a CDS encoding YgaP-like transmembrane domain has translation MGMKNNIGAADSRIRIGGGLGLAAVGVASLGGLLGVGTVVGTVLALLGLVLAGTGLVRVCLLYRLLGVDTSGSR, from the coding sequence GTGGGTATGAAGAACAATATTGGTGCGGCAGACAGCCGAATCCGGATCGGTGGCGGGCTGGGTTTGGCGGCTGTCGGAGTGGCCTCACTCGGAGGGCTGCTTGGAGTTGGGACGGTGGTTGGCACAGTCCTGGCCCTGCTGGGTCTCGTTCTCGCCGGGACTGGCCTCGTTCGAGTCTGCCTCCTATATCGCCTGCTGGGAGTGGATACGTCGGGGTCCCGCTAG